Proteins found in one Kwoniella bestiolae CBS 10118 chromosome 1, complete sequence genomic segment:
- a CDS encoding serine-tRNA ligase: MIDLIHFQTDKGGNPDVVRESQKKRGASVELVDEVIEIFGAHKQAQFEKEGAQRELNALQKEIGQIKKAKGDATELLTKKAGLDKKIADLVTKTNELVTLRDKKAGLIGNIVDERNAVSMDEDDNAIMRVWHPEPNHKGNSGTGLALEDKSEGVLSHHEVLYRLEAYDTDRGVKVFGHRGFYLTNDGVDLNQALISYGLDFLRKRQYRKVQPPFMIKKDIMAATAQLSEFDEALYKVTGDTEDKYLIATSEQPISAMHMDENIPKESLPKRYAGYSTCFRKEAGSHGKDTWGIFRVHQFEKVEQFIICEPENSPAELDRMVETSREFYESLEIPYRVVNIVSGALNNAASIKYDLEAWFPFQGEYKELVSCSNCTDYQSRSLNVRLGFKTKDAKVGFVHMLNGTLCATERALCCIVENYQTPEGLRIPKALQPYMQGREFIPYTAELPKGTTSQKQKK; the protein is encoded by the exons ATGATTGATCTTATCCATT TCCAAACCGACAAGGGAGGTAACCCCGATGTCGTCCGTGAATCTCAGAAAAAGAGGGGAGCGAGCGTAGAGCTGGTAGATGAGGTTATTGAGATTTTTGGTGCTCACAAGCAAG CCCAATTCGAGAAAGAAGGTGCTCAACGTGAATTGAATGCCCTTCAAAAAGAGATTGGACAAATCAAAAAAGCCAAAGGTGATGCCACCGAATTGTTGACCAAGAAGGCAGGATTGGATAAGAAGATTGCGGATTTGGTCACCAAGACGAATGAGCTGGTTACGCTGAGAGATAAGAAGGCGGGACTGATTGGGAATATCGTTGATGAGAGGAATGCTGTTTCCatggatgag GACGACAACGCAATCATGCGAGTATGGCACCCCGAGCCCAACCACAAGGGCAACTCCGGGACTGGTCTCGCTCTCGAAGATAAGTCTGAAGGTGTCCTGTCCCACCACGAGGTACTCTACAGATTAGAAGCGTACGATACCGACCGAGGAGTCAAGGTGTTCGGACACCGTGGATTCTACTTGACCAACGATGGTGTAGACTTGAATCAGGCTTTGATCTCTTACGGATTGGATTTCCTGAGGAAGAGACAATACAGGAAGGTGCAACCTCCTTTCatgatcaagaaggataTCATGGCTGCTACTGCTCAATTATCCGAATTCGACGAAGCGCTTTACAAGGTTACGGGAGATACCGAGGATAAATATTTGATTGCGACTTCTGAACAACCTATCTCGGCTATGCATATGGATGAAAATATCCCGAAGGAAAGTTTGCCtaagag ATACGCCGGTTACTCTACCTGTTTCAGGAAGGAAGCTGGTTCGCACGGAAAGGATACCTGGGGTATCTTCAGAGTACATCAATTTGAGAAGGTagagcag TTTATCATCTGTGAACCTGAAAACTCTCCCGCCGAGCTCGACCGGATGGTCGAGACCTCTCGAGAATTCTACGAATCCCTTGAAATCCCATACAGAGTAGTCAACATCGTCTCTGGAGCTTTGAACAATGCTGCCTCTATTAAATACGATTTGGAAGCTTGGTTCCCCTTCCAAGGTGAATACAAGGAATTGGTCAGTTGTTCAAACTGTACCGATTATC AATCCAGATCTTTGAACGTCAGATTAGGATTCAAGACTAAAGATGCTAAAGTCGGTTTCGTACATATGTTGAACGGTACGCTGTGTGCTACTGAGCGAGCTCTGTGTTGTATCGTCGAGAACTACCAGACCCCAGAG GGTCTCCGAATTCCCAAAGCACTCCAACCGTATATGCAAGGAAGGGAGTTCATACCTTACACTGCTGAGTTGCCAAAGGGAACCACCAGCCAAAAGCAGAAGAAGTAG
- a CDS encoding 3-deoxy-7-phosphoheptulonate synthase: MSHGTPSPDRNRPLDDRKVTGYDPLIPPALLRHDLPVPAVASKTISSSRRTAASIVQGTDPLSRLLVVVGPCSIHDVDQAKEYASRLRKGVQEGRWPGLEVVMRVYFEKPRTTVGWKGLINDPDINNSFAINKGLRIARELLCDINDMGMPVGCELLDTISPQFIADLITWGAIGARTTESQLHRELASGASFPIGFKNGTDGSVGVAIDAMQSASHPHNFMGINSQGMASIVKTSGNRDCHVILRGGTHGPNFAAEHVQKALSTMRTKNPDAFASIMVDCSHGNSSKNHLNQPKVAADVAGQIAAGEEGITGIMFESNLKGGKQSSDKPRDQLEYGVSITDACVDWEMTVDMLDNLNQASLVRRAIVDAKHANGNGEVPAVKKLKTEE, encoded by the exons ATGTCACACGGTACCCCCTCCCCAGATAGGAATAGACCCCTAGATGACCGAAAGGTCACAGGT TACGACCCCCTAATTCCTCCCGCTTTACTCAGACACGACCTCCCCGTCCCCGCCGTCGCCTCCAaaaccatctcctcatccagacGAACAGCCGCATCGATTGTCCAGGGAACAGACCCGTTGTCCAGATTATTGGTTGTAGTCGGACCATGCAGTATACACGATGTGGATCAGGCCAAGGAGTACGCTTCGAGGCTGAGGAAGGGCGTTCAGGAAGGTAGATGGCCTGGGTTAGAGGTTGTTATGAGGGTTTACTT CGAGAAACCAAGGACAACCGTCGGCTGGAAAGGTCTCATTAATGATCCAGATATCAACAACTCTTTCGCTATCAACAAAGGTCTGAGAATCGCTAGAGAGCTGTTATGCGATATCAACGATATGGGTATGCCCGTTGGATGTGAACTACTCGATACTATTAG TCCCCAGTTCATAGCCGACCTCATAACTTGGGGAGCCATCGGTGCCCGAACGACCGAATCCCAATTACATCGGGAGCTGGCCTCCGGAGCGTCCTTCCCCATAGGTTTCAAGAACGGTACGGACGGTTCAGTCGGAGTCGCCATCGACGCTATGCAGTCCGCTTCTCACCCTCACAATTTCATGGGTATAAATTCCCAGGGTATGGCCAGTATCGTCAAGACTAGTGGGAATAGGGATTGTCATGTGATTTTGAGGGGTGGGACCCACGGACCTAACTTTGC CGCCGAACACGTCCAAAAAGCCTTATCGACCATGCGAACCAAGAACCCAGACGCCTTCGCTTCTATCATGGTCGACTGCTCTCACGGAAACTCATCGAAGAACCACTTGAACCAACCTAAAGTAGCTGCGGATGTCGCCGGACAGATCGCAGCTGGTGAGGAGGGTATCACCGGTATCAT GTTCGAGAGTAATTTGAAGGGAGGTAAACAGAGCTCGGATAAGCCTAGGGATCAATTGGAGTACGGTGTATCGATCACTGATG CCTGTGTCGATTGggagatgactgttgatATGCTCGACAACCTCAATCAA GCTTCCCTCGTCAGAAGAGCCATCGTAGATGCCAAGCACGctaatgggaatggagaagTGCCAGCTGTCAAGAAGTTGAAGACTGAGGAGTAG
- a CDS encoding nucleolar GTP-binding protein 2 → MAKGKNHDRKANPGFGKQKLKSGSAGGEFSIKKVKGENFYRDAKAASRVKMLNGGKAVRDKDGNIVQAAAFQKGEKEAEPGRVRPDRRWFGNTRVISQTALDHFRTALKEQKSDPYSVLLRRNKLPMGLLEDESKMGGKRPHIVETEPFSNTFGPKAQRKRPRLNIGSLEELGESSAAADVAAQAESSQLDTADLGDVYHPTTSTAREPIYQKGTSRRIWGELYKVLDSSDVVIHVLDARDPLGTRCKPVVEYLRKEKAHKHLVYVLNKVDLVPTWVTARWVKHLSLSAPTIAFHASINNSFGKGSLIQLLRQFSVLHSDKKQISIGFIGYPNVGKSSIINTLKKKKVCTVAPIPGETKVWQYITLMKRIYLIDCPGIVPVSAKDSDTDTVLKGVVRVENLATPAEHIPSLLERVRPEYIERTYGLEHREGGWHGESGAAILLSAMAKRSGKLLKGGEPDQESAAKMILNDWIRGKIPFFVPPPAKEEKQTQEGQMNEAQAQEDKETTEMLEEQERSLGKILGEKRVKGVEQPISKIPIMTKFLGDDNRRYRDDEDEEKKDVEMGELAEAAEDDEEEDEDDEDDEDGELAWDDIFPGGAGSSKFADLPVDEEDDDEEEDDEDDEEEDDDEEDEEEVDITFTAPSSKKAGKRKAVEEEEDEDKPSSKKEKRMTTNKKKSENFYTHANVKNRNRDRKVPKNPHKRHREGDEEPTGKKRPKSKKY, encoded by the exons ATGGCAAAGGGTAAGAACCACGATCGTAAAGCCAATCCAGGCTTTGGTAAGCAGAAGCTCAAGTCTGGATCGGCCGGTGGGGAGTTCAGTATCAAGAAGGTAAAAG GAGAAAACTTCTACCGAGATGCCAAAGCCGCCTCTCGAGTGAAGATGTTAAACGGCGGTAAAGCCGTTCGAGACAAAGATGGAAACATCGTCCAAGCCGCTGCCTTCCAGAAGGGTGAAAAGGAAGCTGAACCTGGACGAGTTCGACCCGATAGAAGGTGGTTTGGAAATACCCGTGTCATCTCTCAGACCGCCTTGGACCACTTCAGGACGGCGTTGAAGGAACAGAAATCTGATCCGTACTCTGTCctcttgaggaggaacaagtTGCCAATGGGtttgttggaggatgagtcCAAGATGGGTGGAAAG CGACCTCACATCGTCGAGACTGAACCTTTCTCAAACACGTTCGGGCCCAAAGCCCAGCGTAAACGACCCAGACTCAATATCGGCAGTTTAGAGGAACTTGGTGAATCCtcagctgctgctgatgTAGCCGCACAAGCGGAATCGTCTC AACTCGATACAGCCGATCTGGGCGATGTATACCATCCTACCACGTCGACAGCAAGAGAACCAATCTACCAAAAGGGTACTTCGAGACGTATCTGGGGTGAATTATACAAAGTACTCGATTCCTCCGACGTTGTCATTCACGTTCTCGATGCGAGAGATCCCCTTGGTACGAGGTGTAAACCCGTTGTGGAGTACTTGCGTAAAGAGAAGGCTCATAAGCATCTGGTCTATGTGCTTAACAAGGTTGATTTAGTACCTACTTGGGTgact GCTCGATGGGTCAAACATCTCTCATTATCTGCGCCTACCATCGCTTTCCACGCTTCTATCAACAATTCCTTCGGTAAAGGatctctcatccaacttTTACGTCAATTCTCTGTTCTCCATTCCGACAAGAAGCAGATCTCCATCGGGTTCATCGGATACCCCAATGTTGGCAAGTCCAGTATCATCAACACtctcaagaagaagaaggtctgTACCGTCGCTCCTATCCCTGGTGAAACCAAGGTTTGGCAATATATCAccttgatgaagaggatttaTCTCATCGATTGTCCAGGTATCGTACCTGTGTCAGCTAAAGATTCAGATACCGATACCGTCCTCAAAGGCGTAGTGAGAGTAGAGAATCTAGCTACTCCTGCTGAACATATACCCAGTCTGCTCGAACGGGTTCGACCAGAATACATAGAAAGGACGTATGGTTTGGAGCatagagagggaggatggcACGGTGAATCAGGCGCTGCGATCTTGTTGTCTGCAATGGCCAAACGATCGGGTAAATTGTTGAAAGGTGGTGAACCGGATCAAGAGTCTGCCGCGAAAATGATTCTCAACGATTGGATAAGAGGTAAAATCCCTTTCTTCGTACCCCCACCTgccaaggaggagaaacaaACTCAAGAGGGTCAAATGAACGaggctcaagctcaagaggACAAGGAGACGACGGAGATGTTAGAGGAACAGGAGAGGTCTCTGGGTAAGATCttgggtgagaagagggtcaAGGGAGTCGAACAGCCCATTAGCAAGATCCCTATAATGACCAAattcttgggtgatgataATAGGAGGTAcagggatgatgaggatgaagagaagaaggatgtggagatgggtgAACTTGCTGAGGCTGcggaggatgacgaggaggaagatgaagatgacgaggatgacgaggatggtgaatTGGCTTGGGATGATATTTTCCCTGGTGGAGCTGGATCGTCTAAGTTCGCAGACTTGCctgtggatgaggaagacgacgatgaagaggaagatgatgaggacgatgaggaggaggatgatgacgaagaggacgaagaggaagtggataTCACATTCACCGCTCCATCAAGTAAAAAAGCAGGTAAACgaaaag ctgttgaagaggaagaagatgaagataaaCCATCGTCCAAGAAGGAAAAGCGAATGACGAcgaacaagaagaaatctgAGAATTTCTATACACACGCGAACGTCAAGAATAGGAACAGGGATAGGAAGGTACCTAAGAATCCTCATAAGAGGCAtagggagggggatgaggagccCACGGGGAAGAAACGACCCAAGAGTAAGAAGTATTAG
- a CDS encoding cysteine desulfurase IscS: MNPIRPLLRTSRLRSISSTSTSHIANRIARRTLVTPTDPVRASVSNVVPEHVREDPGELDGGHEVANGAEGGKEMFGFKLNPVETKTGGNAKSTGRPIYLDMQATTPMDPRVLDKMLPLFTEQYGNPHSRTHAYGWEAEAAVDEARQHVANLVGAQEKDIVFTSGATESNNMLIKGIAKFHQGKRKHIITTQTEHKCVLDSCRHLSTQGFDVTYLPVLPNGLISLNDLKAALRPDTSVVSIMAVNNEIGVIQPLKEISETLKAYAKENKCQKALFHTDAAQAVGKIEIDVEAMGIDAMSISGHKIYGPKGVGAAYVRRRPRVRLEPLIHGGGQERGLRSGTVPAPLVVGLGEACRIAKNEMKLDHERVKELSDRLINGITSQVDHIVRNGDVSGYPGCVNLSFAYVEGESLLMALKDIALSSGSACTSASLEPSYVLRALGAAEDMAHSSLRFGIGRFTTEAEIDLVVARIVSVVNRLRDMSPLWEMVQEGIDISKIEWSQ, encoded by the exons ATGAATCCCATACGTCCATTATTACGCACCTCAAGACTCcgatccatctcttccacctctactTCCCACATCGCCAATCGAATTGCCAGAAGGACACTGGTCACTCCCACCGATCCCGTTCGAGCGAGCGTATCGAACGTCGTTCCGGAACATGTGAGAGAAGATCCAGGAGAATTGGACGGTGGACACGAAGTGGCAAATGGTGCTGAGGGTGGTAAAG AGATGTTCGGATTCAAGCTCAATCCCGTTGAAACGAAGACTGGAGGAAATGCCAAATCGACTGGACGACCGATTTACCTAGATATGCAAGCTACTACTCCCATGGATCCAAGGGTATTAGACAAGATGTTACCCCTCTTCACCGAGCAGTACGGAAACCCCCATTCAAGGACACATGCCTACGGATGGGAAGCAGAGGCTGCGGTCGATGAGGCCAGACAGCATGTCGCCAATCTGGTCGGAGCGCAGGAAAAGGATATCGTCTTTACCTCGGGTGCGACGGAGAGTAATAACATGTTGATCAAGGGTATTGCAAAGTTCCAccaagggaagaggaagcacatcatcaccacGCAAACT GAACACAAATGTGTCCTCGACTCATGCCGACATCTCTCAACCCAAGGATTCGACGTGACCTATCTCCCAGTCTTACCCAACGGTCTCATCTCGCTGAACGACCTCAAAGCGGCCCTACGACCTGATACGTCCGTCGTGTCCATCATGGCAGTCAACAACGAGATCGGAGTGATCCAACCCCTCAAGGAAATCTCAGAGACGTTAAAAGCCTACGCAAAGGAGAACAAGTGTCAAAAGGCATTATTCCACACCGACGCCGCACAGGCAGTAGGCAAGATCGAGATCGACGTAGAAGCTATGGGAATAGATGCAATGTCCATATCGGGGCACAAGATCTACGGACCAAAGGGAGTAGGAGCAGCGTACGTAAGGAGAAGACCCAGAGTCAGATTGGAACCTCTCATTCATGGTGGTGGTCAGGAAAGAGGTTTGAGATCCGGTACAGTGCCTGCTCCACTCGTTGTTGGGCTGGGTGAGGCATGTAGGATCGCcaagaatgagatgaagttGGATCATGAGCGGGTGAAGGAGTTGTCGGATAGATTGATCAATGGGATTACATCTCAGGTGGATCATATCGTCAGGAATGGTGATGTTAGTGGATATCCGGGATGCGTCAATTTGTCCTTCGCCTATGTCGAGGGTGAATCGCTCTTGATGGCTTTGAAG GACATCGCCCTCTCATCCGGTTCAGCCTGTACCTCCGCCTCCCTCGAACCATCCTACGTCCTCCGAGCTCTGGGCGCAGCAGAAGACATGGCCCATTCATCCCTTCGATTCGGTATCGGACGATTCACCAccgaagctgagattgaCCTGGTGGTTGCCCGTATCGTCAGCGTGGTCAACAGGCTGAGAGATATGAGTCCGTTATGGGAGATGGTACAGGAGGGTATAGATATTAGTAAGATCGAGTGGTCTCAGTGA
- a CDS encoding transcription and mRNA export factor SUS1 — MVSTTEKPDEATLNAIRQRLMETGDWDRIQKLLQNQLEENGWVDDLKDLAKERARAQETPNLENLIKEISESARGMINENTRRDVAQEIEAVLDREVDQA; from the exons ATGGTGTCAACAACCGAAAAGCCAGACGAAGCTACCCTGAATGCTATAAGGCAGAGGCTGATGGAGACGGGTGATTGGGATCG AATACAAAAACTACTTCAAAATCAGTTAGAAGAGAATGGCTGGGTGGATGATTTGAAAGATCTAGCTAAAG AGCGAGCTCGAGCACAGGAAACACCGAATCTCGAGAACCTCATTAAAGAGATCAGTGAATCCGCGCGAG GCATGATCAACGAAAATACACGACGGGATGTTGCTCAGGAGATTGAAGCTGTGTTGGACAGAGAAGTAGATCAAGCATAA